A genomic stretch from Silurus meridionalis isolate SWU-2019-XX chromosome 1, ASM1480568v1, whole genome shotgun sequence includes:
- the dr1 gene encoding protein Dr1 has translation MASSSGNDDDLTIPRAAINKMIKETLPNVRVANDARELVVNCCTEFIHLVSSEANEICNKSEKKTISPEHVINALESLGFGSYITEVKDVLQECKTVALKRRKASSRLENLGIPEEELLRQQQELFAKARQQQAELAQQEWLQMQQAAHQAQLAAASATAAQHARSSQEDDEEDDM, from the exons ATGGCTTCCTCGTCCGGAAACGACGACGATCTCACCATCCCGAGGGCGGCCATCAACAAGATGATTAAAGAAACTCTTCCCAACGTGCGGGTGGCCAACGACGCCCGAGAGCTGGTGGTGAACTGCTGCACCGAGTTCATCCACCTGGTTTCCTCCGAGGCCAACGAGATCTGCAACAAGTCCGAGAAAAAGACCATCTCCCCCGAGCATGTCATCAATG CACTTGAAAGTCTTGGCTTTGGATCCTACATTACGGAAGTGAAGGACGTTTTGCAGGAATGTAAGACAGTTGCACTAAAGCGGAGAAAGGCAAGCTCACGTTTGGAAAACCTCGGCATCCCTGAAGAGGAGCTTCTTCGCCAGCAGCAGGAGTTATTCGCCAAG GCACGGCAGCAGCAGGCAGAACTCGCCCAACAGGAGTGGCTGCAGATGCAACAAGCAGCACATCAGGCTCAGTTAGCAGCAGCTTCAGCCACCGCAGCTCAACACGCCCGATCCTCCCAggaagatgatgaagaggatgatatgtga